A DNA window from Zingiber officinale cultivar Zhangliang chromosome 3A, Zo_v1.1, whole genome shotgun sequence contains the following coding sequences:
- the LOC122053748 gene encoding heavy metal-associated isoprenylated plant protein 28-like, with protein sequence MTIVEMLVHMDCSGCESKIRKALLKLDGVHDVDVNVVMQKVTVTGWVEEKKALRAVRKTGRRAVLWPYPVNPELVVHNQEYYHLKQYSPSAPPANFLTFNALPTSSYNYRKHGYDSSMLHQYYYQNHIIDDSASAMFSDDNPTACSVM encoded by the exons ATGACA ATTGTTGAAATGCTTGTCCATATGGACTGCTCTGGCTGTGAAAGCAAGATAAGGAAAGCGTTGCTCAAGCTTGATG GGGTTCATGACGTGGACGTGAACGTCGTGATGCAGAAGGTCACGGTGACCGGGTGGGTGGAGGAGAAGAAGGCGCTCAGGGCGGTGAGGAAGACCGGCCGGCGAGCGGTGTTGTGGCCGTATCCGGTGAACCCCGAGTTGGTCGTCCACAACCAGGAGTACTACCACCTGAAGCAGTACTCCCCGTCGGCGCCGCCGGCGAACTTCCTCACCTTTAACGCCCTCCCTACCTCTTCCTACAACTATCGTAAGCACGGCTACGACAGCTCCATGCTGCACCAATACTACTACCAGAACCATATCATCGACGACAGTGCAAGCGCGATGTTTAGTGATGATAACCCAACAGCCTGCTCGGTTATGTGA
- the LOC122051894 gene encoding SCAR-like protein 2 isoform X2, giving the protein MPLVRLGVGNEYGLGEPGLYKKSLRKEDPKAILDGVTVAGLVGILRQLGDLAEFAADVFHDLHEQITATAGRSRKMMAQVRNIESSIPSIEKVIKGQTSHIHFAYIAGSDWHTHIPHGQNLLLSSELPHFMMDSYEECRDPPRLFLLDKFDHSGTGACLKRYSDPSYFKRVWAASHTEGAKNDLKEKKVEKFKRKGFRVAEIQQAIYSACRHSNENRKYDRGEKFASLSTDGYSISLENENISSPELRLNHEISSGSTSFGSKTKESFVEETSYADPQMMPDELGYRLPNPNLHGNDSGLRVSALQDEPSTEDSDAVSQPGSLQEQSMPRSSVTWEEKTEIVKPTSPSSCNDILVDRVQVVQEGIIVESSDCLELDSELIDAQHAKLEALVHEDIVLHSAKTPEHLSGVNHFDEVTSETDNYVDAPNTMDYETETEVDCRTKMEIQAISNTNSLGVESETGENQIISVQNPDTHDAEAPASLDSAQTQNGTGNFLHLNSLNGSEPVKSPYATKVVLNQDYLIPNACEINASDISEIKDHHECIDGSLSSKSGASCEPTVQPDEVASEPSILQHSLSTDASSMPSVQLWTNGDLFGVEPSKPPELGVVNKDNKNYISNNRSSKIDFSSCTVKSQMFDNEPGAKSDGAFTVLDPASEDFSSEMDVDSECTLVSYVPQNSDGGQLSARRKLSVRMSSDVNIKHHSHMSVQPYLQRPSQSTMGVSSSFSELAQKILSNTIQRKVLPTTNSENASMETTKPEENSCLNYNKEEPNIVASQTLYKQSINEKATLVSEMEQASSTQHYPEKGSPPLEYMKISFHPINGLENTRLKLDFCSGSLHENNEDFIFPSFQLLQGPVETLPEVCSESDDDTFCRSCPYSSEDLLSPCSYSNSEQWDQDESSEYFDHEFYDISRRFQSSSTSISRPMGSGQMDHADMHILEAENLSVIVDKSKLPFHLGSMMELPGFDSVLPSIKQEGICHSFPENLANAEVVPKDEASPPLPPMQWRTSKPSVTLEGYDNFKNNLGHLDGLQALRISPSQKKGQNSPLNSCIGQAVLEHPKEEVVMSDISLDQQKLNEQQGVTQSASHTEVDMREELLQQIRNKKFSLRRTTTSTPRDIPHHPTTNAANGNVNTILQKASAIRQAFVSSDDDNWSDA; this is encoded by the exons ATGCCGCTGGTCCGGTTGGGGGTGGGAAATGAGTACGGGTTGGGAGAGCCGGGGCTGTACAAGAAGTCGTTGAGGAAGGAGGATCCCAAGGCGATCTTGGATGGCGTCACGGTGGCCGGTCTCGTAGGGATCTTGCGGCAGTTAGGCGATCTCGCTGA ATTTGCTGCAGATGTTTTCCATGACTTGCATGAGCAAATAACAGCTACAGCTGGAAGAAGCCGTAAAATGATGGCACAAGTAAGGAATATTGAATCTTCAATTCCATCTATCGAGAAGGTCATTAAAGGACAAACAAGTCACATCCACTTTGCATATATTGCAG GTTCTGACTGGCATACTCACATTCCACATGGTCAAAACCTCCTACTTTCCAGTGAACTTCCTCACTTTATGATGGATTCTTATGAAGAATGCCGTGATCCACCACGTTTATTTCTCCTTGACAA ATTTGATCATTCTGGTACTGGAGCTTGTCTAAAAAGGTATTCAGATCCATCCTATTTCAAGAGGGTATGGGCTGCATCACATACTGAAGGAGCTAAAAATGatctaaaagaaaagaaagttgAAAAATTCAAG AGGAAAGGGTTTAGAGTTGCAGAAATTCAACAGGCAATCTACTCAGCATGCCGTCATAGCAA TGAAAATAGGAAATATGACAGAGGTGAAAAATTTGCGTCACTAAGCACTGATGGCTATAGCATTTCTCTCGAGAATGAAAATATTTCTTCACCTGAATTGAGATTAAACCATGAAATTTCAAGTGGATCTACCTCTTTTGGTTCAAAGACCAAGGAAAGTTTTGTTGAAGAAACCTCATATGCAGACCCTCAAATGATGCCTGACGAGCTAGGCTACAGACTGCCTAATCCTAATTTACATGGCAATGACAGTGGTCTCAGGGTTTCTGCTCTACAAGATGAGCCAAGTACAGAGGATAGTGATGCTGTCTCTCAACCTGGTTCACTGCAAGAACAAAGTATGCCAAGATCTTCTGTTACATGGGAGGAAAAGACAGAAATAGTTAAGCCTACAAGTCCATCATCATGTAATGACATACTTGTTGACAGAGTTCAAGTGGTGCAGGAAGGCATCATAGTTGAAAGTTCAGACTGTCTCGAATTAGATTCTGAATTAATCGATGCTCAACATGCTAAACTTGAAGCATTGGTTCATGAAGACATTGTATTGCATTCTGCCAAAACTCCAGAACATTTGTCTGGTGTCAACCATTTTGATGAAGTCACTAGTGAGACAGACAACTATGTTGATGCACCCAACACAATGGATTATGAAACGGAGACAGAGGTTGACTGCCGCACTAAAATGGAAATACAGGCAATATCTAACACTAATTCATTAGGAGTGGAATCTGAAACAGGAGAAAATCAAATCATTTCTGTACAAAATCCAGATACCCATGACGCTGAAGCACCTGCTTCATTAGATAGTGCCCAGACTCAAAATGGGACTGGAAACTTTTTGCATTTGAACTCTTTGAATGGTTCAGAACCTGTGAAATCACCTTATGCCACGAAAGTGGTGCTAAACCAAGACTATCTTATTCCTAATGCTTGTGAAATTAATGCTTCTGATATTTCAGAAATTAAGGATCATCATGAGTGTATTGATGGTAGTCTTTCTTCCAAATCAGGTGCTTCTTGTGAACCGACGGTGCAACCAGATGAAGTGGCATCTGAACCATCTATACTGCAACATTCTCTTTCTACTGATGCATCTTCTATGCCTTCTGTTCAGCTTTGGACAAATGGTGACCTATTTGGAGTTGAGCCTTCAAAACCTCCAGAGCTTGGAGTTGTGAATAAGGATAATAAGAATTACATATCTAATAATAGAAGttctaaaattgatttttcaaGTTGCACTGTGAAGTCTCAGATGTTTGATAATGAACCAGGTGCAAAATCAGATGGAGCATTCACAGTACTTGATCCTGCATCAGAAGATTTCAGTTCTGAAATGGATGTGGATTCTGAATGTACTTTGGTTTCCTATGTCCCACAAAACTCAGATGGGGGTCAATTGTCTGCAAGAAGGAAACTTTCTGTTCGAATGTCTTCAGATGTGAATATCAAGCATCACTCACATATGTCTGTTCAACCTTATTTACAAA GGCCAAGCCAAAGCACAATGGGCGTCTCCTCCAGTTTTTCTGAGCTTGCACAAAAGATTCTTTCAAATACTATCCAAAGAAAAGTTTTGCCTACCACAAATTCAGAAAATGCAAGCATGGAAACAACAAAACCAGAGGAAAATTCCTGTCTGAATTATAACAAGGAAGAACCAAATATTGTTGCATCTCAAACATTGTACAAGCAGAGTATCAATGAAAAGGCTACTCTTGTATCCGAAATGGAGCAGGCCTCTTCAACTCAGCACTACCCTGAGAAAGGTTCTCCACCACTAGAATATATGAAAATATCTTTCCATCCTATAAATGGCTTGGAAAACACCAGATTGAAGCTGGATTTTTGCAGTGGTAGTCTACATGAAAATAATGAAGATTTTATCTTTCCATCATTTCAATTGCTCCAAGGCCCTGTTGAAACTTTGCCAGAAGTTTGCTCCGAATCAGATGATGATACCTTCTGCAGATCTTGTCCATATTCTTCTGAAGATCTTCTTAGTCCTTGCTCATATTCAAACTCTGAGCAATGGGATCAAGATGAAAGTAGTGAATACTTTGATCATGAATTCTATGATATTTCACGAAGGTTTCAATCCTCATCTACATCCATCTCTAGACCGATGGGATCTGGACAAATGGACCATGCAGATATGCACATACTGGAAGCAGAAAACTTAAGTGTCATTGTGGACAAGAGCAAACTGCCTTTCCATTTAGGCTCCATGATGGAGCTTCCTGGATTTGATTCTGTTTTACCTTCAATAAAACAAGAAGGTATATGCCATTCTTTTCCAGAAAATCTAGCAAATGCAGAAGTTGTACCTAAAGATGAAGCATCCCCACCTCTTCCCCCTATGCAGTGGAGGACATCAAAGCCATCTGTTACTTTGGAAGGTTATGATAATTTTAAGAACAATCTTGGTCACTTGGATGGTTTACAAGCTCTAAGAATCTCTCCCTCCCAGAAAAAGGGGCAAAATTCACCCTTAAATTCATGCATAGGACAAGCTGTTTTAGAACATCCAAAGGAGGAAGTGGTTATGTCAGATATTAGT CTAGATCAGCAGAAGTTGAATGAACAGCAAGGGGTAACTCAGAGTGCTAGTCATACTGAAGTTGACATGAGGGAAGAATTGCTTCAACAAATCAGaaataag AAATTTAGTCTGAGACGAACTACAACATCAACACCAAGAGACATTCCCCACCACCCGACAACCAATGCTGCAAATGGTAATGTTAATACAATCTTGCAAAAGGCTAGTGCCATTCGTCAG GCATTTGTGAGCAGCGATGATGACAATTGGAGTGATGCTTGA
- the LOC122051894 gene encoding SCAR-like protein 2 isoform X1, which translates to MPLVRLGVGNEYGLGEPGLYKKSLRKEDPKAILDGVTVAGLVGILRQLGDLAEFAADVFHDLHEQITATAGRSRKMMAQVRNIESSIPSIEKVIKGQTSHIHFAYIAGSDWHTHIPHGQNLLLSSELPHFMMDSYEECRDPPRLFLLDKFDHSGTGACLKRYSDPSYFKRVWAASHTEGAKNDLKEKKVEKFKRKGFRVAEIQQAIYSACRHSNENRKYDRGEKFASLSTDGYSISLENENISSPELRLNHEISSGSTSFGSKTKESFVEETSYADPQMMPDELGYRLPNPNLHGNDSGLRVSALQDEPSTEDSDAVSQPGSLQEQSMPRSSVTWEEKTEIVKPTSPSSCNDILVDRVQVVQEGIIVESSDCLELDSELIDAQHAKLEALVHEDIVLHSAKTPEHLSGVNHFDEVTSETDNYVDAPNTMDYETETEVDCRTKMEIQAISNTNSLGVESETGENQIISVQNPDTHDAEAPASLDSAQTQNGTGNFLHLNSLNGSEPVKSPYATKVVLNQDYLIPNACEINASDISEIKDHHECIDGSLSSKSGASCEPTVQPDEVASEPSILQHSLSTDASSMPSVQLWTNGDLFGVEPSKPPELGVVNKDNKNYISNNRSSKIDFSSCTVKSQMFDNEPGAKSDGAFTVLDPASEDFSSEMDVDSECTLVSYVPQNSDGGQLSARRKLSVRMSSDVNIKHHSHMSVQPYLQSELLNNSHDSHSSSNYSSLNKLELTRTSEIYGVPPRDSYCIGSSAGPSQSTMGVSSSFSELAQKILSNTIQRKVLPTTNSENASMETTKPEENSCLNYNKEEPNIVASQTLYKQSINEKATLVSEMEQASSTQHYPEKGSPPLEYMKISFHPINGLENTRLKLDFCSGSLHENNEDFIFPSFQLLQGPVETLPEVCSESDDDTFCRSCPYSSEDLLSPCSYSNSEQWDQDESSEYFDHEFYDISRRFQSSSTSISRPMGSGQMDHADMHILEAENLSVIVDKSKLPFHLGSMMELPGFDSVLPSIKQEGICHSFPENLANAEVVPKDEASPPLPPMQWRTSKPSVTLEGYDNFKNNLGHLDGLQALRISPSQKKGQNSPLNSCIGQAVLEHPKEEVVMSDISLDQQKLNEQQGVTQSASHTEVDMREELLQQIRNKKFSLRRTTTSTPRDIPHHPTTNAANGNVNTILQKASAIRQAFVSSDDDNWSDA; encoded by the exons ATGCCGCTGGTCCGGTTGGGGGTGGGAAATGAGTACGGGTTGGGAGAGCCGGGGCTGTACAAGAAGTCGTTGAGGAAGGAGGATCCCAAGGCGATCTTGGATGGCGTCACGGTGGCCGGTCTCGTAGGGATCTTGCGGCAGTTAGGCGATCTCGCTGA ATTTGCTGCAGATGTTTTCCATGACTTGCATGAGCAAATAACAGCTACAGCTGGAAGAAGCCGTAAAATGATGGCACAAGTAAGGAATATTGAATCTTCAATTCCATCTATCGAGAAGGTCATTAAAGGACAAACAAGTCACATCCACTTTGCATATATTGCAG GTTCTGACTGGCATACTCACATTCCACATGGTCAAAACCTCCTACTTTCCAGTGAACTTCCTCACTTTATGATGGATTCTTATGAAGAATGCCGTGATCCACCACGTTTATTTCTCCTTGACAA ATTTGATCATTCTGGTACTGGAGCTTGTCTAAAAAGGTATTCAGATCCATCCTATTTCAAGAGGGTATGGGCTGCATCACATACTGAAGGAGCTAAAAATGatctaaaagaaaagaaagttgAAAAATTCAAG AGGAAAGGGTTTAGAGTTGCAGAAATTCAACAGGCAATCTACTCAGCATGCCGTCATAGCAA TGAAAATAGGAAATATGACAGAGGTGAAAAATTTGCGTCACTAAGCACTGATGGCTATAGCATTTCTCTCGAGAATGAAAATATTTCTTCACCTGAATTGAGATTAAACCATGAAATTTCAAGTGGATCTACCTCTTTTGGTTCAAAGACCAAGGAAAGTTTTGTTGAAGAAACCTCATATGCAGACCCTCAAATGATGCCTGACGAGCTAGGCTACAGACTGCCTAATCCTAATTTACATGGCAATGACAGTGGTCTCAGGGTTTCTGCTCTACAAGATGAGCCAAGTACAGAGGATAGTGATGCTGTCTCTCAACCTGGTTCACTGCAAGAACAAAGTATGCCAAGATCTTCTGTTACATGGGAGGAAAAGACAGAAATAGTTAAGCCTACAAGTCCATCATCATGTAATGACATACTTGTTGACAGAGTTCAAGTGGTGCAGGAAGGCATCATAGTTGAAAGTTCAGACTGTCTCGAATTAGATTCTGAATTAATCGATGCTCAACATGCTAAACTTGAAGCATTGGTTCATGAAGACATTGTATTGCATTCTGCCAAAACTCCAGAACATTTGTCTGGTGTCAACCATTTTGATGAAGTCACTAGTGAGACAGACAACTATGTTGATGCACCCAACACAATGGATTATGAAACGGAGACAGAGGTTGACTGCCGCACTAAAATGGAAATACAGGCAATATCTAACACTAATTCATTAGGAGTGGAATCTGAAACAGGAGAAAATCAAATCATTTCTGTACAAAATCCAGATACCCATGACGCTGAAGCACCTGCTTCATTAGATAGTGCCCAGACTCAAAATGGGACTGGAAACTTTTTGCATTTGAACTCTTTGAATGGTTCAGAACCTGTGAAATCACCTTATGCCACGAAAGTGGTGCTAAACCAAGACTATCTTATTCCTAATGCTTGTGAAATTAATGCTTCTGATATTTCAGAAATTAAGGATCATCATGAGTGTATTGATGGTAGTCTTTCTTCCAAATCAGGTGCTTCTTGTGAACCGACGGTGCAACCAGATGAAGTGGCATCTGAACCATCTATACTGCAACATTCTCTTTCTACTGATGCATCTTCTATGCCTTCTGTTCAGCTTTGGACAAATGGTGACCTATTTGGAGTTGAGCCTTCAAAACCTCCAGAGCTTGGAGTTGTGAATAAGGATAATAAGAATTACATATCTAATAATAGAAGttctaaaattgatttttcaaGTTGCACTGTGAAGTCTCAGATGTTTGATAATGAACCAGGTGCAAAATCAGATGGAGCATTCACAGTACTTGATCCTGCATCAGAAGATTTCAGTTCTGAAATGGATGTGGATTCTGAATGTACTTTGGTTTCCTATGTCCCACAAAACTCAGATGGGGGTCAATTGTCTGCAAGAAGGAAACTTTCTGTTCGAATGTCTTCAGATGTGAATATCAAGCATCACTCACATATGTCTGTTCAACCTTATTTACAAAGTGAGTTGCTAAATAATTCTCATGATAGTCATAGTAGTAGCAATTATTCTAGCTTAAATAAACTTGAACTCACAAGAACCAGTGAGATTTATGGTGTTCCTCCAAGGGATAGTTATTGTATTGGGTCGAGTGCAGGGCCAAGCCAAAGCACAATGGGCGTCTCCTCCAGTTTTTCTGAGCTTGCACAAAAGATTCTTTCAAATACTATCCAAAGAAAAGTTTTGCCTACCACAAATTCAGAAAATGCAAGCATGGAAACAACAAAACCAGAGGAAAATTCCTGTCTGAATTATAACAAGGAAGAACCAAATATTGTTGCATCTCAAACATTGTACAAGCAGAGTATCAATGAAAAGGCTACTCTTGTATCCGAAATGGAGCAGGCCTCTTCAACTCAGCACTACCCTGAGAAAGGTTCTCCACCACTAGAATATATGAAAATATCTTTCCATCCTATAAATGGCTTGGAAAACACCAGATTGAAGCTGGATTTTTGCAGTGGTAGTCTACATGAAAATAATGAAGATTTTATCTTTCCATCATTTCAATTGCTCCAAGGCCCTGTTGAAACTTTGCCAGAAGTTTGCTCCGAATCAGATGATGATACCTTCTGCAGATCTTGTCCATATTCTTCTGAAGATCTTCTTAGTCCTTGCTCATATTCAAACTCTGAGCAATGGGATCAAGATGAAAGTAGTGAATACTTTGATCATGAATTCTATGATATTTCACGAAGGTTTCAATCCTCATCTACATCCATCTCTAGACCGATGGGATCTGGACAAATGGACCATGCAGATATGCACATACTGGAAGCAGAAAACTTAAGTGTCATTGTGGACAAGAGCAAACTGCCTTTCCATTTAGGCTCCATGATGGAGCTTCCTGGATTTGATTCTGTTTTACCTTCAATAAAACAAGAAGGTATATGCCATTCTTTTCCAGAAAATCTAGCAAATGCAGAAGTTGTACCTAAAGATGAAGCATCCCCACCTCTTCCCCCTATGCAGTGGAGGACATCAAAGCCATCTGTTACTTTGGAAGGTTATGATAATTTTAAGAACAATCTTGGTCACTTGGATGGTTTACAAGCTCTAAGAATCTCTCCCTCCCAGAAAAAGGGGCAAAATTCACCCTTAAATTCATGCATAGGACAAGCTGTTTTAGAACATCCAAAGGAGGAAGTGGTTATGTCAGATATTAGT CTAGATCAGCAGAAGTTGAATGAACAGCAAGGGGTAACTCAGAGTGCTAGTCATACTGAAGTTGACATGAGGGAAGAATTGCTTCAACAAATCAGaaataag AAATTTAGTCTGAGACGAACTACAACATCAACACCAAGAGACATTCCCCACCACCCGACAACCAATGCTGCAAATGGTAATGTTAATACAATCTTGCAAAAGGCTAGTGCCATTCGTCAG GCATTTGTGAGCAGCGATGATGACAATTGGAGTGATGCTTGA